The Thunnus maccoyii chromosome 9, fThuMac1.1, whole genome shotgun sequence genome includes a region encoding these proteins:
- the zgc:112294 gene encoding transmembrane protein 17A, giving the protein MPVFYSPVPENLQMGLAYMGGSVFTNNRTADSDFTREQEDVSVVNELVSHLPLQMLLYFNMFYFPCWWFSAVFMLEVKFYYLPGYYQALLITGMILFTVIEVVRLYLGYIGNLKEKTPELAAFWLLSFMFQLPVLLFFLTDEGIIILPLERAVHSLYLIFLLTQILASFLALRTMTQKLTLLFHLRQFGKVDNFRHTRMSPVYGLSYHRSVLPMSMSPTRDMYH; this is encoded by the exons ATGCCTGTATTTTACTCGCCTGTTCCCGAGAACCTGCAGATGGGTCTGGCCTACATGGGAGGTTCTGTGTTCACCAACAACAGGACGGCAGATAGTGACTTCACCAGGGAGCAGGAGGATGTTTCTG TGGTCAACGAGTTGGTTTCTCACCTTCCCCTTCAGATGCTCCTCTActtcaacatgttttattttccctgTTGGTGGTTCTCAGCGGTTTTCATGTTGGAAGTAAAG TTCTATTATCTGCCTGGGTACTACCAGGCTCTGCTCATAACTGGGATGATCCTCTTCACAGTCATTGAAGTGGTCCGACTTTATCTGGGCTACATTGGCAACCTTAAAGAAAAG ACGCCAGAGCTGGCAGCCTTCTGGCTCCTCTCTTTTATGTTCCAGCTGCCAGTACTGCTGTTCTTCCTGACCGATGAAGGAATTATCATCCTGCCTCTGGAGAGAGCTGTCCACTCCCTCTACCTCATCTTCCTGCTCACCCAGATCCTGGCCTCCTTCCTGGCACTCAGGACCATGACCCAAAAGCTAACCCTCCTCTTCCATCTGCGCCAGTTTGGCAAGGTGGACAATTTCCGTCATACAAGGATGAGTCCTGTGTACGGGCTGTCCTACCACCGCAGTGTGCTGCCCATGTCAATGTCACCCACTCGTGATATGTaccattga
- the selenoe gene encoding selenoprotein e, with product MWALLVLTLALVVGASEKANDTAVEEKLVIARGKLLAPSVVGUSIKKMPELHHFLLERWALYHNLEYDSSEEKNPRLIFYNEKDEVVKTVRVKKMKADEISSLLDSLGFYKRSQKGEEVPEEFQHFPMHAPRDEL from the exons ATGTGGGCCTTGTTGGTGCTCACTCTTGCCCTTGTCGTTGGCGCGTCAGAGAAAGCCAATGACACGGCGGTTGAAGAAAAGCTTGTTATAGCCAGAGGTAAACTGTTG GCTCCTAGTGTGGTCGGATGAAGCATAAAGAAAATGCCCGAGCTCCATCATTTTCTCTTGGAGCGATGGGCTTTGTA CCACAACTTGGAATATGATTCATCGGAGGAGAAGAATCCCCGTCTGATATTCTATAACGAAAAGGACGAGGTTGTAAAG ACTGTTCGTGTGAAGAAAATGAAGGCAGACGAGATCAGCAGCCTGTTAGACTCACTCGGTTTCTACAAGAGGTCCCAGAAAGGGGAAGAGGTGCCAGAGGAGTTTCAGCATTTCCCCATGCATGCCCCCAGGGACGAGCTGTGA
- the scarf2 gene encoding scavenger receptor class F member 2 encodes MEVKNSFAVVAVVCLFFCSCVSQELNPKGRNVCKASGSSGSVCCSGWGQLGDECPTPLCEGNFTCKENEVCVRPNECRCRHGYFGASCDTKCPAQFWGPDCKGKCNCYPNGQCDDLTGECTCNHNRWGPNCENACLCQKGKCDQETGKCTCHPGAWGPQCNNNCYCSINSVCDAMTGRCQCNPGWTGRNCAIQCNCNNSPCDQFTGRCQCRERLWGPRCERYCQCIHGKCNQADGSCTCTPGYRGKFCREPCPAGFYGQNCRNRCGHCKGQQPCKVTEGRCITCDRGWNGTRCDQLCSKGFFGENCQEVCPTCKDGHHCDPIHGKCSHCNPGWIGDRCEVRCPNGTYGENCENNCSHCYNGICHVVTGECLCDPGFYGTYCNMTCQPGQYGVNCNKTCSCHDKNCDPVSGACYLQPNQRMGVIAAGTLVSFLLIVLLSLLCCCCLCRHKDDHNKKAKRILCGRFSRISTKLPRIPLRRQKLPKVVVAHHDPENTFNCSFIEPPSVAEQPSPSSWSSQESFSSFESGDEGPVYCVPHEESVNENKEKRCPSPATEKPEAVPNDDDAGEYTSLKDTSITKQEGSEQPLLKSSDSEGSTSGSESTTAALYARIARLSKQSKEDDSSGKDGDSTPTPEPKRNGKPPPSPGKPKPRPPDPSTKPKVSWIHGNTTGSSQPDQQGQGGIKVLAVPKEKKRSSSDGSAKSEERQKMKEKSREQQKKQEGKEADVNGSPSKHKPLRGKKSGDEHSSPSHMEHINGVVQNALKKISNFHSSSSEKKSADSPKETPKEPPKSPKVIHPHMNSEAATLLAAQLKEKTQSINRNEGTGLTKTNGLSTPKGNREKPTPPQKAKRAPSTGLNQQGSTKPLLPTSSSLQKMVAPVTTDLGTPDMKSPEKQDLNGSRAGDPKLDPTPKKTPIKKPPRKKGKEGTLDTSEIKTPQQKTAIMPPQMVK; translated from the exons ATCATCAGGATCAGTGTGCTGCAGTGGATGGGGGCAGCTAGGGGATGAATGCCCGACAC CTCTCTGTGAAGGCAACTTCACCTGCAAGGAAAATGAGGTGTGTGTCAGGCCAAATGAATGCCGCTGTCGTCATGGATACTTTGGAGCTAGCTGTGACACTA AATGCCCTGCCCAGTTCTGGGGTCCTGACTGCAAGGGTAAATGTAATTGTTACCCCAATGGCCAGTGCGATGACTTGACAGGCGAGTGTACCTGTAATCACAATCGCTGGGGACCTAACTGCGAGAATGCATGCTTATGCCAAAAGGGCAAATGTGACCAAGAGACTGGCAAATGCACATGCCACCCTGGCGCCTGGGGTCCCCAGTGCAACAACAACTGCTACTGCAGCATCAACTCGGTGTGCGATGCGATGACAGGACGTTGCCAGTGCAACCCCGGCTGGACGGGCAGGAACTGTGCAATCCAGTGTAACTGTAACAATTCACCATGTGACCAGTTCACGGGACGCTGCCAGTGCCGGGAGAGGCTGTGGGGCCCAAGGTGTGAACGATATTGCCAGTGCATCCACGGCAAGTGCAACCAGGCGGACGGCTCGTGTACTTGCACACCAGGGTACCGTGGGAAGTTTTGCAGGGAACCATGTCCTGCCGGGTTCTATGGTCAAAACTGCAGGAACAG GTGTGGGCACTGCAAGGGCCAGCAGCCCTGCAAAGTGACAGAAGGACGCTGCATCACCTGCGACAGAGGCTGGAATGGGACACGGTGTGATCAGCTCTGCTCCAAAGGCTTCTTTGGTGAAAACTGCCAGGAAGTGTGTCCCACCTGTAAAGACGGTCACCACTGCGACCCCATTCATGGCAAGTGCTCACATTGTAACCCTGGCTGGATTGGGGACAG GTGCGAGGTACGCTGCCCTAACGGCACGTATGGTGAAAACTGTGAGAACAACTGCAGTCACTGTTACAACGGCATCTGTCATGTTGTCACCGGAGAGTGCCTGTGTGACCCGGGATTTTATGGAACCTA CTGCAATATGACCTGTCAACCTGGGCAATACGGAGTTAACTGCAACAAAACCTGCTCTTGCCATGACAAGAACTGTGATCCTGTGTCTGGTGCCTGCTATCTCc AGCCCAACCAACGGATGGGTGTGATCGCGGCTGGAACCCTGGTCTCCTTTTTACTGATTGTCCTCCTCtcgctgctgtgctgctgctgcctctgtcGACACAAGGACGACCACAA CAAAAAAGCCAAGCGGATCCTGTGTGGACGATTCAGCCGAATCAGCACTAAACTTCCCCGTATTCCACTGAGGCGACAGAAACTGCCCAAAGTAGTCG TAGCCCACCACGACCCGGAGAACACCTTCAACTGCAGCTTCATCGAGCCCCCCTCAGTGGCTGAGCAGCCCTCCCCCTCCTCATGGTCATCCCAGGagtctttctcttcctttgaGAGCGGAGATGAGGGGCCAGTTTACTGTGTGCCCCATGAAG AATCTGTGAACGAAAATAAGGAAAAACGCTGTCCCAGCCCAGCAACAGAGAAGCCAGAAGCTGTCCCTAATGATGACGATGCAGGGGAGTACACCTCCCTCAAAGACACCAGCATCACAAAACAAGAAGGCAGTGAGCAGCCCCTGCTGAAGTCGTCCGACAGTGAAGGCTCCACCAGTGGCTCTGAGTCCACGACTGCAGCCCTTTATGCCCGCATTGCCCGCCTCTCCAAGCAGTCCAAGGAGGATGACAGCAGCGGCAAGGATGGGGATAGCACTCCTACCCCAGAGCCCAAGCGCAATGGAAAGCCACCGCCTTCACCTGGCAAGCCCAAACCACGCCCACCAGACCCATCCACTAAGCCCAAAGTGTCATGGATCCATGGAAATACTACAGGGTCTTCCCAGCCAGATCAGCAGGGGCAGGGGGGAATAAAAGTACTTGCAGTTccaaaggagaaaaagaggagctCCAGCGATGGATCAGCCAAGAGTGAGGAGCGGCAGAAAATGAAGGAGAAAAGCCGTGAGCAGCAGAAGAAACAGGAGGGTAAGGAGGCAGACGTCAATGGCTCCCCCAGCAAGCACAAACCTCTGCGAGGCAAGAAGTCTGGGGATGAGCACAGCAGTCCCAGTCATATGGAGCACATTAATGGTGTGGTTCAGAATGCCCTCAAGAAGATTAGCAACTTCCATAGCTCCTCATCTGAGAAGAAGAGTGCCGACAGTCCAAAGGAGACCCCCAAGGAGCCGCCCAAGAGCCCCAAGGTCATCCATCCTCATATGAACTCTGAGGCTGCCACACTCCTGGCTGCTCAGCTCAAAGAGAAAACCCAAAGCATTAACAGGAACGAGGGGACAGGCCTGACAAAGACCAATGGTCTATCAACACCCAAGGGAAACCGGGAGAAGCCCACACCTCCACAGAAAGCCAAGAGGGCCCCCTCCACTGGCTTGAACCAGCAGGGCTCCACCAAGCCCCTGCTGCCCACCTCAAGCAGCCTCCAGAAGATGGTGGCGCCCGTCACCACCGACCTCGGGACCCCTGACATGAAGAGCCCGGAGAAGCAGGACTTGAACGGCTCAAGGGCAGGGGACCCAAAGTTGGATCCTACACCAAAGAAGACTCCAATAAAAAAGCCACCAAGGAAGAAAGGCAAGGAGGGTACTTTGGATACCTCGGAAATTAAAACACCCCAGCAAAAGACAGCCATTATGCCACCACAGATGGtgaaataa